From a region of the Budorcas taxicolor isolate Tak-1 chromosome 9, Takin1.1, whole genome shotgun sequence genome:
- the WTAP gene encoding pre-mRNA-splicing regulator WTAP isoform X2 has protein sequence MTNEEPLPKKVRLSETDFKVMARDELILRWKQYEAYVQALEGKYTDLNSNDVTGLRESEEKLKQQQQESARRENILVMRLATKEQEMQECTTQIQYLKQVQQPSVAQLRSTMVDPAINLLFLKMKSELEQTKDKLEQAQNELSAWKFTPDRGLMASDYSEEVATSEKFPF, from the exons ATGACCAACGAAGAACCTCTTCCCAAAAAG GTTCGACTGAGTGAAACAGACTTCAAAGTTATGGCACGAGATGAATTAATTCTAag gTGGAAACAGTATGAAGCATATGTGCAAGCTTTGGAGGGCAAGTACACAGATCTCAACT CTAATGATGTAACTGGCTTAAGGGAatctgaagaaaaactaaagcagcagcagcaagaatctGCACGCAGGGAAAACATTCTTGTAATGCGACTAGCAACCAAGGAGCAAGAAATGCAAGAGTGTACT ACTCAGATCCAGTACCTCAAGCAAGTCCAGCAGCCTAGCGTTGCACAACTGAGATCAACAATGGTGGACCCAGCGATCAACTTGTTATtcctaaaaatgaaaagtgaactgGAACAGACTAAAGACAAACTGGAACAAGCCCAAAATGAACTGAGTGCCTGGAAGTTTACGCCTGATAG AGGCCTGATGGCGTCGGACTATTCCGAAGAAGTGGCCACCTCCGAAAAATTCCCCTTCTAG